DNA from Triticum aestivum cultivar Chinese Spring chromosome 7D, IWGSC CS RefSeq v2.1, whole genome shotgun sequence:
TACGCGCAGCTTGTTGTGTTTCCATCAAAGAAAATTAAAAGGCACAGCTTGTACGACACAGGCAAGCAAATCGCTCTGCCAACCAAATCGTATATTCGTCACGACGCAAAATATATAAGTACTAGTAGCTCATATCCGCGAGCGACAGCGATCGGCGTGTGCGGCACGTTAATTTCCGCATGTCGTACTACGCCCCAGCTTGGGCTTGGGCTTGGCCAGCCCACGTTTTGCTTTCCGTCAGTATTTATGCGACGGATATCGACGGTTGGGGCCGGCCGGTCTCCGATCCGTCCGATGCCCGACCGCTAGCTACTGTATCTATCTAGGTTGACGTCCGTCGCTGGACGTGACCCCAAACCAAGAAACTCCGCGCGCGAGCGCTAACTCAACCACCCATCCGTCGATCGTTCGATCGATCTTGCTGGTGATCCATCCATGCTCGGCCGTCTGATCACTGATAGTCTGAGTCTCTGAGACATGATGGGTTTTCTTTTCTTTGCAGTTAACGCTACCGCCGCAGCTGGCCAGCCAtctcgatgcatgcatgcatgcatgcatggccacgACGCGCCATGCATTACTCCGCCGACGGTCGATGATCGATGGGATGGAGCGGATGCACGCAGATCATCTGCTTTTTTCTTTCAAAAATGGCGTGCATGCATGGCACGATCGTTGGTGATGGCTATTGCCGAGCAGATGCAGCTGGGATTTCATGCGGCATAGTTTAGGCCCACGCGACGCGCGCGCCCACGGAGTGGTTGCGTTCCGCTGAAAAGAAACCCTAAATATATAAGCATCTCGTGCTGAATGAAAAGGGATCATGGGACAGTGGTGTTGTGACACTCGACCCGAAATCCTGTGGTGTTGGTTTGGAAAATGATGCGTGCCGTGTTACTTTTATCTGAATATAGAGGGCGCACTGTTGCAGCTACCGCATGGAGCTACCCATACTCCCGAAGAAACTATTCCAACTTGTCCAAAATTTCTCCCCGGACCAAAATATACTGCTCTGATGCCTTTTACGTACTCCTACTAGTCTGATCAAGGCCTCCAAGCCAGATGTTTGGCACGAAAAACAGAGTTCCTCTTGAAGCGTTGTCGGTCGCGAACCGAGCAATCCTAATCAACAAGCTGTGATTTGCGCAAGATCCTCAAGCCATCAACTTATAAATAGTCATTGTCACGAGCTTTACACATTGTTAGGCGTACTAATTAACAATAATAATCTTAAACAACGGTCACTGTCACGAGCTTCGCAAAATTGTTAGGATGAACCACTTTCCGAAGATCGAAACGGATGGCATTGTTTATTCCGCGATAATCCTATCGCACCAGGTCAAATATCCGGCTCTAATTCATTTTGTGCTCGGAAACGGCACTATATGAACAACTAAGTTGGAACGTCAGCGTCATATTTTGTTGCGGAGGGTTGGTCAAGAGAAAAATATGGCCGCAAAATCAAAATTAAGGACAAGGAGATAAGCAAACAGTGCGTCCAAAGAATTAAGTAAGCATTCATTTTATAATCATGAGCGATCTCTCTTGGAGTGGAAAGCCAAAAAAAAGGTTACTtgtggaaaggaaaagggggagccTTGCCACGCAATTCTTCCATCCCGTCCCGTGCCGCAACGCAACGGAGGAAGGGAGGGAGAGATCTGTTCAACAGGACGTGCCTTTGCCACCACACTCACTCACCGGGTTGGTCGCTCAAGTTGAATTGGAAAAGGGTCGGCCAATCCGGAGGAAAACCTCGCGGGCAAGCCACAAGGTACAGTCGCAGGAGTATCACAGTTGTTTTGGTTAGTGTTCTTGCGGTTGTGCATCAAATCAAATCAAACACACACAGAGAAAAAACGCATGCTTTTAGAGGAGGAGAAGAGTTAACAATCCTTTGGCTACGTCACTCTAGTAAAGGCAATGAGCCGTCAGGGTGGAGACGACCGGCGTCTGAGATTCGAAGCTGTTGGTAAGTGGTTGGCCCTGGCACTAGCGGTACAGTTAGGGTGGACCGATCAGGTCAGAGGGATGTTATTGCGATTGCTGATTGAGGCTAGTGACGGATCCATCCCTCGTTCTGATCAAGTTATGCCATACTGGTACGTATTTTACTGCTTGTTTCTGTTGTGAAGCTGATGAAGGAAAGGGCGTCCCAGTTTGCAAAACAGAGCAATGTTCCATTACCCGATTTGCTTGGAAAAAGTGGATGCATAATAAGATGGGAATCCCATCCAAAGCAAGCAGCGGCGTTTACGGACCGAGAGATCCGAGATTGCAAGTTAAGATTACAATTCCAGCAAGAAACTTTCCCTGACAGATCGCTgcaaacaaagaaacaaaaaacgCAGGCAAGGAACGGAATATGAGTGATGAGGCCTTGGAGTGCAAATATTCCCATTGGCCACGAGGGAGCCGCTTGCTGTGCTGAGGTAGGCAAAAGCGCTCTCGGCGACAAGTGTCCCCTCCCATGATTAGGCCGCACCAGCAATACCCTGAGGTCCAGCACAGCATATACCCCCCATTGTACTGCTAGCACCAGTTTGGTGGCTCCTCCTTCTGCCGCCAAGATAAatggagaaagaaaagaaaggaataCTGCAGGCAGCTTAGAATAGGAAGGCACGCCAAAACCCCACCAATCCTATGCCCCGCCAAATGGCGAATCTGCTCTCCTCGCGACGGCCGCCTCCAGCTCGGACGCTGGCTTTGCTTGCTTTGGACAGCCCACACAATTAACCACCTCGCTCGTCCAAAGCATCCAATCCAACCTCAACCTCCTCCTCCTTGTAGTTGCAGACTTGCCCTGCCCCGCCCAGCTGCCAGGACCAGGACCAGGACTAGTATATAAACATCCTAAGCACAACCCATCACACCAAAGCGCAAGGTGTGGGTGCTACCGCTCGCCCGCATCCCAAATTCCAATTGCGTCCACTCGGAGTCGGAAACAACAACCCAACCAGACACACCACACGCCACCGCTCACCATTCTTGCGGCGCTCGGCGGCGGCTGCAAGAATGGGCGTCGCGGAGTGGACGCGCGGGCCGGCGATCGGCAGGGGCTCCTCGGCCACGGTGTCGATCGCCGTCGACCGCCGCACCGGCGGGGTCCTCGCGGTCAAGTCCGTGGCCGCCGACCGGGCCGCCGAGCTGCGGCGCGAGCGGGGCATCCTCCGCGGCCTCAGCTCGCCGCACGTCGTGCGCTGCCTGGACGCCGAGGACAGGAGCGGCGGCGGCCTCGACATGCTCATGGAGTACGCGCCCGGCGGTTCGCTGGCGGACGAGATCAGGCGGTGCGGCGGCCGGTGCGCCGAGGCCCTCGTCCGGTCCCGCGCGCGCGACATCCTGCTCGGGCTGGCGCACGTGCACGCCGCCGGCGTCGCGCACTGCGACGTCAAGGGCCGCAACGTGCTCATCGCCTCCGACGGCCGCGCCCTGATCGCCGACTTCGGGTGCGCGCGCCGGACGGGCGGCGGCATTGCCGGCGAGGAGCGGCAGCGGCCGACGGGCGGCACGCCGATGTTCATGGCGCCCGAGGCCGCGCGGGGCGAGGAGCAGGGCCCGGCCGCGGACATATGGGCGGTCGGATGCACCGTCATCGAGATGGCCACCGGCGCCGCCCCCTGGCAGCGGTTCGCCAGCCCCGTCGCGACGCTGCACCACGTCGCGTTCTCGGGCGAGGCGCCGGAGTTCCCCCCGTGCCTGTCGGACCAAGGCAAGGACTTCCTGGCGAGGTGCCTGCGGCAGGACCCCAGGGAGCGGTGGACGGCAGAGCAGCTGCTGGAGCACGAGTTCGTGGCCGCCGCCGGCACCGCCTCGTCGTCCAATTCCGCGCCAGGGATCACCGAGAAGGCCACGTTCGTGTCCCCGAAGAGCGTCCTCGATCAGGCCCTGTGGGAGGACGACGACGACACGACGGCAGACACCAGCGATCCCACGGACAGGGTGCGCGCGCTGGCCGCGGGCGCGCCGGCCGTGCCGGACTGGACCTGGGACGCGAGCTGGATCACGGTCCAGGCAGGCCCCAGCGGCGGCGCCGATGAAGAGCCAGCAATGTCGCCGGAGGTGGGCACGGACGCCGACAGCAGCGACTCTTCCATGGGCGGCTCCGCCGGGCGTGCGGCCGCCGCAGAGGCGGGGGCCTCGAGCAGCCACCAGGCGTCGCATGCCAATGGCGATCGTTACGATGGCACGGGCAGCTGTAACGGCGAGCGCAGCGATGATGGTGATCACGTGGTTAGCGATTGTAGCACCGTTCCAATCACAAGCAATGGATTCTTTTCCGATACCACGTCCCGTTTCGCTTGTCCCAGCCCCAGCCAAGCTGGCCGGCCCGGCCCGTTTACAGTACCGCTCCTACGACCTTTCTCCCGCTGTTGTTCTTGCTGTCATTCGCTTCCCGCCTCGCCAGCCATTATTAGCAGGAGTGAGTGGTACTCGAAATCCAACTTAACACAGCTAGCGCGAATGCCAGCCAACGATCCTCGCCAGTTGGCATGGCGCACATTGTGGAGGAGGGAATGCGCATCGATCGGGCGATTTTTTCCTTTGGTCGGTCATGTATCACGCGTGACTGGCGATTGGGTTAGTGGTGGTTACGCCGCGCGCCGCGGTACGGCCGGCGAGGCTGGTTTGGTTAGTTATGAGGCGGCGACGTCGGGTGTGAGTGGCATCGTCGCCGGCGGGGCCCGTCGGGCGCGCGGGGATGGTTTCGGTTTGTTCGACGTGGCCGCCGCTGGCTCGCGAGCTAGCTCCGTCGGGTGGATGCGGTCCATCCCTCCACCAATTGGCAGCCCGTGACAGGGACGCTTGTATGAGCACGCAGGGTACCTAACTCGCCGCATGCACGTTTGGCACGCGCCGTCGGCACCGTGTCGGGCTCACTTTCCGCCATGCGGTTCTAGCGCgggcagagcagagcagagcagcggcAGAGCATGGATTTTTGTATCGTTGACGTCCGGGCGAGCGCTCTCCACCCGTCGGACTTGTCGTGGTAACATGCGAGCCACCACCGATTTAGGATCTGTGTGGCGCTGCGACCACCATACCATGGGAGCACAGCAGCACATAGGATCTGTACGTTTACGGTAAGTAACAGTGACACTGTGAGAGTGACGAAAGATGCATGTGGACCAGCGTGCCTGTGCGCGTCTGCAGGACGCCGGAGAAGCGTCAGCACATTCTGGCCTTTACGGCTGGGCTAGATTTTTTTTGGTGTTGGGCAGGCATGACGCGAGGACGAGATTTTTTGCAAGTCGGTGGGCGCCCCCGCCCTCCCCGCGCGCCCGATTGCTGCTTGGGTTGCTTCACGTGCGACGTTGTTCCGGGTATGAAAAGTAGCCAGCTTCTGACGACGTAGTACTGTACTACATTGATGCGAAACGCAGCTAATAATGTGCCGTTTTCTCCTCCCGAATGTGCTAAAGAAATCGGAGCATTATGTCAGCGGAACATGCTTGATTTGGGTGCAAAGTGGAATTGACTTCGTTCGGTCCCGCTGCGGCTGCGGCCGTGGCCAGGGTCGATGCACGCTCCAGTGAGAAGCACAGTTACATGCATCTCGATTTCGTGCGTCCCACATTGATTCGTACGCACACTGGCGGCGCAGCAGCATTTGACTACGGCCTGCTCGCTCGGTTAAAGGAGTCATCGTCAGTTCAGCGGATCCAGGAAGCGTACGGTTTTAAGCTGGTTGTGTGTTTCGGGCTAAAGGAGTCGATCGTACTGTATGAATTAATTTGGCGGGTTAAAAATGGTAAGGAAAGAAAACGATCTTGTGACATGACATGCTCTGCTTGAGCCTTGAGCAGAGCAGAGACACAAAGGTACAGGCTAGCTAGATCCTGGCGACATGTAGCTGTAGCGAGCAGCTCAAGCGCACACCCTTGTCGCCTGCGCAAGCAAAAGCCGAAAGCGGCTGGAAATCACCATGCCAAGCAGGCTTTGCCTTGAAGCTTTTCCGCCGGGCATTGCCTCCTACGCAAGGATAGCATttactcacacacacacaaacacatgtGTGCTTCAAGCAATCAAACCTGCTGCCTGCCTCCCTAGCTTAGTCAGTGATTACGCTTATCATGCATGTATGCAATTACCATCGATGGATCGGCATCGGCatcggcctcggcctcggccatgAACCTATCTTACATTTTACGAGTTGATCGGATCTGGACGTGGTGCTAGTTATAACCGCTCGGGTGTGTGCTCAGCTGTGTTCCGTTTCTTACTTCACGGGATAAGTGGTCCTTTTGCCTACGGAGATCCAGTGCTACATTACTACATGCAGCAGCAAAGTAGGGAGCTGCCTATAGCTAGCTACAGGGGGACTAGAGCTAGGTTGGCACATGGAGCATATGAATTGGCGGCCAATTGGGAGGATAATTCTATTCTTTTGCCACTTGGGTTGATCGTCCTT
Protein-coding regions in this window:
- the LOC123171155 gene encoding mitogen-activated protein kinase kinase kinase 18-like, which translates into the protein MGVAEWTRGPAIGRGSSATVSIAVDRRTGGVLAVKSVAADRAAELRRERGILRGLSSPHVVRCLDAEDRSGGGLDMLMEYAPGGSLADEIRRCGGRCAEALVRSRARDILLGLAHVHAAGVAHCDVKGRNVLIASDGRALIADFGCARRTGGGIAGEERQRPTGGTPMFMAPEAARGEEQGPAADIWAVGCTVIEMATGAAPWQRFASPVATLHHVAFSGEAPEFPPCLSDQGKDFLARCLRQDPRERWTAEQLLEHEFVAAAGTASSSNSAPGITEKATFVSPKSVLDQALWEDDDDTTADTSDPTDRVRALAAGAPAVPDWTWDASWITVQAGPSGGADEEPAMSPEVGTDADSSDSSMGGSAGRAAAAEAGASSSHQASHANGDRYDGTGSCNGERSDDGDHVVSDCSTVPITSNGFFSDTTSRFACPSPSQAGRPGPFTVPLLRPFSRCCSCCHSLPASPAIISRSEWYSKSNLTQLARMPANDPRQLAWRTLWRRECASIGRFFPLVGHVSRVTGDWVSGGYAARRGTAGEAGLVSYEAATSGVSGIVAGGARRARGDGFGLFDVAAAGSRASSVGWMRSIPPPIGSP